One genomic segment of [Pasteurella] aerogenes includes these proteins:
- the mhqN gene encoding nitroreductase-like protein, protein MSLSDLLYHRRAVRHFDAERPIDSEKVKACLQLATLAPSSSNMQLYEFYHITDKTALAKLAYACLGQKAAVTAQEMVVFVVRQDLHLQRAKANIEFEIENVKNYSPLDRQAKRIQDKKAYYGKLMPFVYSRCFSLLGLLRKAICLIRHFSTPTVVDVSEADIRVVAHKSCGLAVQTFMLAMAEQGYDTCPMEGVDSLLIKKFLNLARQAEINMVVSCGVRKAGRGVWGERFRVPFDDVYRKV, encoded by the coding sequence ATGTCCCTTTCTGATTTATTATACCATCGCCGAGCAGTTCGCCATTTTGATGCGGAAAGACCGATTGATAGTGAAAAAGTCAAAGCCTGCCTGCAACTTGCAACATTAGCACCGAGCAGTTCAAATATGCAACTGTACGAGTTTTATCACATTACTGATAAGACAGCATTGGCAAAGTTAGCATACGCTTGTTTAGGACAAAAAGCAGCGGTAACTGCTCAAGAAATGGTGGTCTTTGTGGTTCGTCAAGATTTGCATCTACAACGAGCTAAAGCCAACATTGAATTTGAAATTGAAAATGTCAAAAATTACAGTCCGCTTGATCGCCAAGCAAAACGCATTCAAGACAAAAAAGCCTATTACGGAAAATTAATGCCTTTTGTTTATAGTCGCTGTTTTAGCTTGTTGGGCTTGTTACGCAAAGCGATCTGTTTAATCCGACATTTTTCAACACCGACTGTAGTTGATGTTTCGGAAGCTGATATTCGTGTAGTAGCTCACAAAAGCTGTGGCTTAGCTGTGCAAACTTTTATGTTAGCAATGGCAGAGCAAGGTTATGACACCTGCCCAATGGAGGGTGTTGATAGCCTTTTGATTAAAAAATTCCTTAACCTAGCACGCCAAGCGGAAATCAATATGGTTGTTTCCTGTGGTGTGCGTAAAGCAGGTAGAGGTGTTTGGGGTGAACGCTTTCGAGTACCGTTTGATGACGTGTATAGGAAAGTGTAG
- the zwf gene encoding glucose-6-phosphate 1-dehydrogenase, with product MNANAENNCIVIFGASGDLTHRKLIPALFNLYKIGRLTENFSVLGVARSDMNDETFRQKMREALIKTENPDPAILEKFCSHLYYQTLNTSDAADYGKLIPRLDELHDQYNTAGNTLYYLSTPPSLYGVIPECLAAHGLNTEEFGWKRIIVEKPFGYDIKTAKALDIQIHRFFEEHQIYRIDHYLGKETVQNLLVLRFSNGLFEPLWNRNFIDYIEITGAEEIGVEERGGYYDGSGAMRDMFQNHLLQVLAMIAMEPPAIINADSMRDEVAKVLHCLHPLSEEDVKNNLVLGQYTATNIDGEEIKGYLQEKGVPSDSTTETYMALRCEIDNWRWAGVPFYVRTGKRLPTRVTEVVIHFKTTPHPVFSQNAPENKLIIRIQPDEGISMRFGLKKPGAGFEAKEVSMDFRYADLASPSILTAYDRLLLDAMKGDATLFARTDAVHACWKFVQPILDYKADRGRIYEYEAGTWGPTEADKLIAKSGRVWRKPTGAMRKKV from the coding sequence ATGAACGCAAACGCAGAAAATAATTGTATTGTCATTTTTGGTGCCTCCGGTGACTTGACGCACCGCAAATTAATTCCAGCACTATTTAATTTATATAAAATCGGTCGCTTAACCGAAAACTTTTCCGTCTTAGGCGTGGCGCGCAGCGACATGAACGACGAAACCTTTCGACAAAAAATGCGTGAGGCTTTAATCAAAACGGAAAATCCGGATCCTGCTATTTTAGAAAAATTTTGTAGCCATCTTTATTATCAAACGCTAAACACTTCCGATGCAGCAGATTATGGTAAACTGATTCCACGCCTTGACGAATTACACGATCAATATAACACCGCCGGTAACACACTTTATTATTTATCAACGCCGCCGAGCTTATATGGTGTTATTCCTGAATGTTTAGCTGCACATGGATTAAATACCGAAGAATTCGGCTGGAAACGTATTATTGTCGAAAAACCGTTCGGTTATGACATCAAAACCGCAAAAGCGCTGGATATTCAAATTCACCGTTTCTTTGAAGAACATCAAATTTATCGTATCGACCATTATTTGGGTAAAGAAACTGTACAAAACTTATTGGTATTACGTTTTTCCAACGGATTATTTGAACCGCTGTGGAACCGTAATTTTATTGATTATATTGAAATCACCGGTGCGGAAGAAATTGGCGTTGAAGAACGCGGCGGCTATTATGATGGTTCTGGCGCGATGCGCGATATGTTCCAAAACCATTTATTACAAGTGTTAGCGATGATTGCCATGGAGCCGCCGGCAATTATCAATGCGGATTCTATGCGTGATGAAGTAGCGAAAGTGTTGCATTGTTTGCACCCATTAAGCGAAGAAGATGTTAAAAATAACTTAGTGCTGGGGCAATATACCGCTACTAATATTGACGGTGAAGAAATCAAAGGCTACTTACAAGAAAAAGGTGTACCTTCTGACTCCACGACAGAAACTTATATGGCATTGCGTTGTGAAATCGACAACTGGCGTTGGGCGGGCGTTCCGTTTTATGTACGTACCGGAAAACGTTTACCAACGCGCGTGACTGAAGTGGTGATTCATTTCAAAACCACTCCTCACCCGGTGTTTAGCCAAAATGCGCCAGAAAATAAATTGATTATTCGTATTCAACCAGATGAAGGAATTTCAATGCGTTTTGGCTTGAAAAAACCGGGTGCCGGCTTTGAAGCAAAAGAAGTGTCGATGGATTTCCGTTATGCGGATTTGGCGTCACCAAGCATTTTAACCGCTTACGATCGTTTGTTGCTAGATGCCATGAAAGGGGATGCTACTTTATTTGCACGTACCGATGCGGTACACGCTTGCTGGAAATTTGTTCAACCAATTTTAGATTACAAAGCCGATCGTGGTCGAATATATGAATATGAAGCCGGTACATGGGGACCAACCGAAGCGGATAAACTTATTGCCAAATCCGGTCGCGTTTGGCGCAAACCTACCGGCGCAATGAGAAAAAAAGTGTAA
- a CDS encoding Helix-turn-helix domain yields MNEKEYFAKNLREILEQKGIEARPCVLEREFHLHHYGKDITQQAIKKWLDGTSLPTAERLQTLADWLQVDLTELVSEERAYKIRKKNEKQKSNKNLWELLQKNYEDQDLIEKWFNLPPEQKKVVREVIMAMDKAYRG; encoded by the coding sequence ATGAATGAAAAAGAATACTTTGCAAAAAATTTGAGAGAAATTCTTGAGCAAAAGGGGATTGAAGCTAGACCTTGTGTTCTTGAAAGAGAATTTCATCTACATCACTATGGAAAAGATATTACTCAACAAGCGATTAAAAAATGGCTTGATGGTACATCTTTGCCTACGGCTGAACGGTTACAAACTTTAGCGGATTGGTTACAAGTTGATTTGACAGAATTGGTTTCTGAAGAAAGGGCTTACAAAATCCGTAAAAAAAATGAAAAGCAAAAGTCCAACAAAAACCTTTGGGAGCTTTTGCAAAAGAATTATGAAGATCAGGATTTAATTGAGAAATGGTTTAATCTGCCACCTGAACAGAAAAAAGTCGTCCGTGAAGTGATAATGGCAATGGATAAGGCGTATCGGGGATAA
- the tfoX gene encoding DNA transformation protein TfoX, whose product MNMKVNTQKTRELRQQLEELVGNVKIKRLFIGCGIFKDEDLFGMCQGEIFYLKATGELAKYFESLGAVSYLITSQNSRLTISNYYRLPKYIMDDKKAFKHCLILSIEQAKKLRIAMELSKKRRIKELINLSIKHERLLAKIQVYDVETFKTVGAANCYVRLKKIGISVNISLYWSLAAALLNKYVTLLTAQEKKKLTAELNTALLNAGLKPVKTE is encoded by the coding sequence ATGAACATGAAAGTAAACACACAAAAAACTAGAGAGCTCCGTCAACAATTAGAGGAGCTTGTCGGTAACGTTAAAATCAAAAGACTATTTATTGGATGTGGTATCTTCAAGGATGAAGACTTATTTGGAATGTGTCAGGGAGAGATTTTTTATCTCAAGGCAACAGGTGAACTGGCTAAATACTTTGAGTCACTCGGTGCAGTATCCTACTTAATTACTTCACAGAATTCTCGCCTCACAATAAGTAATTATTACAGATTGCCTAAATATATTATGGATGATAAAAAGGCTTTCAAGCATTGTTTAATTCTTTCAATTGAACAAGCAAAAAAGCTGCGAATTGCAATGGAGTTGTCAAAAAAAAGGCGAATCAAAGAATTGATTAATTTATCAATTAAACATGAACGCCTATTGGCTAAAATACAGGTTTATGATGTTGAAACCTTTAAAACGGTCGGAGCAGCTAATTGCTATGTGAGGTTAAAAAAAATCGGCATATCTGTTAATATTTCTCTTTATTGGTCTCTTGCAGCAGCACTATTAAATAAATATGTGACCTTACTCACAGCCCAAGAAAAGAAAAAATTGACTGCTGAATTAAATACAGCTCTCTTGAATGCTGGCCTAAAACCGGTTAAAACAGAATAA
- the pgl gene encoding 6-phosphogluconolactonase: protein MNYITFPTAQSAVEKIAQEFVLYSQFNRPVHISLSGGSTPKLLFKTLAQEPYKNQVRWKNLHFWWGDDRMVPPQDPESNYGEVQKLLFDHIQIPAENIHRIRGEEPVESELQRFEQELSAVVPNGVFDWIILGMGTDGHTASLFPHQTDFNDPNLAVIAKHPETGQIRISKTAKLIEQAKRITYLVTGASKAEILKEIQTALPEDLPYPAAKIQAKNGVTEWYLDKDAAKLL, encoded by the coding sequence ATGAACTACATCACATTCCCAACAGCACAAAGTGCGGTGGAAAAAATTGCGCAAGAATTTGTGCTTTATAGCCAATTTAATCGCCCGGTGCATATTTCTTTATCTGGTGGTTCAACGCCAAAATTATTATTTAAAACCCTTGCCCAAGAGCCTTACAAAAACCAAGTGCGGTGGAAAAATTTACATTTTTGGTGGGGTGATGATCGCATGGTTCCACCACAAGATCCGGAAAGTAATTATGGCGAGGTGCAAAAATTATTGTTCGATCACATTCAAATCCCAGCAGAAAATATTCACCGTATTCGTGGTGAAGAACCTGTTGAATCAGAACTTCAACGTTTTGAGCAAGAATTAAGTGCGGTCGTTCCGAATGGCGTTTTTGATTGGATTATTTTAGGCATGGGAACTGACGGGCATACCGCCTCCCTTTTCCCACACCAAACGGATTTTAATGATCCGAATTTAGCAGTGATTGCTAAACATCCTGAAACCGGGCAAATTCGCATTTCAAAAACCGCAAAACTAATTGAACAGGCAAAACGCATTACTTATTTGGTCACTGGTGCGAGCAAAGCGGAAATTTTAAAAGAAATTCAGACCGCACTTCCAGAAGATTTGCCTTATCCAGCGGCAAAAATTCAAGCGAAAAATGGCGTAACGGAGTGGTATTTAGATAAAGATGCCGCGAAATTACTTTGA
- a CDS encoding T5orf172 domain: MSNFISELRTPKIYAYRDRRFPHCLKIGYTTRDVAQRVAEQYPVKLPNQSYQVVFDERAIRDDGSSFRDYDLHAVLQKRGIERLEGEWFKCDLNDVKSAYLEVKTRQAVERERIFAFGMRPEQQEAVSKTAQYFRSFHQDEKNKEKTPHFLWNAKMRFGKTFAAYQLAKEMDWKKILVLTFKPAVQNAWQEDLQNHLDFQGWRFVTNKDEWQSAVDFPQICFGSFQDYLGKNKAGGIKLKNEWVHAINWDCIIFDEYHYGAWREKSKGLFEAEEQAFQKELEAEAAEMEMDMPDYFDEETLPITSHHFLYLSGTPFRALNSGEFIEEQVYNWTYSDEQRAKKNWQGDDNPYLSLPRMVMLTYQLPEDIREVALKGEFNEFDLGQFFEAKGTGENAKFKYENEVQKWLDLIRGSLRSTTIDNLKLGAEKPPMPFGDSRLLGSLLHTLWFMPSVASCYAMRNLLAQKQNQFYHEYQVIVAAGNDAGMGADAIIPVRKAMSEPLNSKTITLSCGKLTTGVSVAPWTGIFMLRNLNSPETYFQAAFRVQTPWVLRGHNPNDPNNECIVKEDCYVFDFAPDRALKQLADYCVRLNTDDKNPEQKVAEFIQFLPVLAYDGSSMRSIDAAGILDMAMSGTTATLLARRWESALLVNVDNETLSKLRHNEDAMKALMSIEGFRSLNQDIETIINRSESVKKAKKEASERDLTSTEKKQLSEDEKKEKSLRKQVQEKLIKFATRIPIFMYLTDNREYSLKDVITQLEPELFYKVTGLTQKDFSLLVSLNLFNSGQMNDAVYKFKRYEDSSLSYSGMMKHQESRIGLYDTTISIQEYEMH, from the coding sequence ATGAGTAATTTTATTTCCGAATTAAGAACCCCAAAAATCTACGCTTACCGCGACAGACGTTTCCCCCATTGCTTAAAAATTGGCTATACCACAAGAGATGTTGCACAGCGAGTGGCGGAACAATATCCTGTGAAATTGCCTAATCAAAGCTATCAAGTGGTATTTGACGAACGTGCCATTCGTGATGATGGTTCAAGTTTTCGAGATTACGATCTCCACGCTGTTCTACAGAAAAGAGGGATTGAACGTTTAGAGGGCGAATGGTTTAAATGCGATTTAAACGATGTGAAATCTGCTTATTTAGAGGTTAAAACAAGACAAGCGGTCGAAAGAGAGCGAATTTTTGCATTTGGTATGCGACCTGAACAGCAAGAAGCCGTCAGCAAAACCGCTCAATACTTCCGTTCTTTTCATCAAGATGAAAAGAATAAAGAAAAAACACCGCACTTTTTGTGGAATGCCAAAATGCGTTTTGGTAAAACCTTTGCGGCATATCAGCTTGCCAAAGAAATGGATTGGAAAAAGATTTTGGTGCTGACCTTTAAGCCTGCGGTGCAAAATGCATGGCAAGAAGATTTGCAAAATCATCTTGATTTTCAAGGTTGGCGATTTGTTACCAATAAAGATGAATGGCAAAGTGCGGTGGATTTTCCGCAAATTTGTTTTGGTTCGTTCCAAGATTATTTAGGCAAAAATAAAGCAGGCGGCATCAAACTCAAAAATGAGTGGGTTCACGCAATTAACTGGGATTGCATTATTTTTGATGAATACCATTATGGTGCGTGGCGTGAAAAATCCAAAGGATTATTTGAAGCGGAAGAACAGGCGTTCCAAAAGGAATTAGAAGCCGAAGCCGCCGAGATGGAAATGGATATGCCCGACTATTTTGATGAAGAAACTTTGCCGATTACGAGCCATCACTTTTTGTATTTGTCGGGTACGCCGTTCCGTGCGTTAAATTCGGGTGAATTTATTGAAGAACAGGTGTACAACTGGACGTATTCTGATGAACAGCGAGCCAAGAAAAATTGGCAGGGCGATGATAACCCTTATTTAAGTTTACCACGAATGGTGATGCTGACTTATCAATTGCCCGAAGATATTCGTGAAGTCGCGTTAAAAGGCGAATTTAACGAGTTCGATTTGGGGCAATTTTTTGAAGCCAAAGGTACAGGCGAAAATGCCAAATTCAAATATGAAAACGAAGTACAAAAATGGTTGGATTTAATTCGTGGGTCATTACGTTCTACAACCATTGATAATCTGAAATTAGGGGCAGAAAAGCCACCAATGCCTTTTGGCGATAGCCGTTTATTAGGCAGTTTATTGCATACCTTGTGGTTTATGCCTTCTGTGGCATCTTGCTATGCAATGCGGAATTTGTTGGCACAAAAGCAAAATCAGTTTTACCACGAATATCAAGTGATTGTTGCCGCAGGTAATGATGCAGGCATGGGGGCAGATGCGATTATTCCTGTACGAAAAGCAATGAGTGAACCGCTGAACAGCAAAACCATTACACTTTCTTGTGGCAAATTGACTACGGGTGTTTCTGTTGCACCTTGGACCGGGATTTTTATGCTACGCAATTTAAATAGCCCTGAAACTTATTTCCAAGCGGCTTTCCGTGTGCAAACACCGTGGGTATTACGTGGACACAATCCAAACGATCCCAATAATGAATGTATCGTCAAAGAAGATTGTTATGTGTTCGATTTTGCTCCTGACCGTGCCTTAAAGCAGTTGGCGGATTATTGTGTTCGATTAAATACAGACGATAAAAATCCTGAGCAGAAAGTCGCAGAGTTTATTCAATTCTTGCCTGTGCTTGCTTATGATGGCAGTTCAATGCGTTCTATTGATGCCGCCGGTATTTTGGATATGGCGATGAGCGGTACAACAGCAACGCTTTTAGCACGTCGTTGGGAAAGTGCTTTATTGGTTAATGTCGATAATGAAACATTAAGTAAATTACGCCACAATGAAGATGCCATGAAGGCATTAATGAGTATTGAAGGTTTCCGTTCTTTGAACCAAGATATTGAAACCATCATCAATCGCTCTGAAAGTGTGAAGAAAGCCAAAAAAGAAGCAAGCGAACGAGATCTGACATCAACAGAGAAAAAACAACTTTCTGAAGATGAAAAGAAAGAGAAAAGTTTGCGGAAACAAGTACAAGAAAAATTGATTAAATTTGCCACACGCATTCCGATTTTTATGTACTTAACTGATAACCGTGAATACAGTTTAAAAGATGTGATTACCCAACTTGAACCTGAGTTATTCTACAAAGTAACAGGCTTAACGCAGAAAGATTTTAGCTTGCTGGTGAGCTTGAATTTATTTAACAGCGGTCAGATGAATGATGCGGTGTATAAATTTAAACGTTATGAAGACAGCAGTTTGAGTTATTCGGGTATGATGAAACATCAAGAAAGTCGGATTGGCTTGTATGATACAACGATTAGTATTCAAGAGTATGAGATGCATTAA
- the cysQ gene encoding 3'(2'),5'-bisphosphate nucleotidase, protein MTEKNVLLTPMLLQATLTIAHQAGELLTRFYATSVKIHTKADNTPVTEADLAVSQFLSEKLTALTPDIPVLSEESQYVSLALRQNWECYWLIDPLDGTQQFINRSGQFSVLIALIQQNRPILGIIHAPVLQQTFYAAKGHGAYKIDHGQQEKLQYRPLDANQPIHIVVGTEGAVTKVRSILSPNFQYQFQIYGSSGLKSTLVAGNIADCYIRLGKTGEWDTAASEIILAEMGGKIMDLNFNPLTYNQRETFVNPDFIMVSDALFNWQKIFQYNSL, encoded by the coding sequence ATGACAGAAAAAAACGTATTACTCACTCCAATGCTTTTGCAAGCGACATTAACCATCGCCCATCAAGCCGGCGAGCTGTTAACGCGTTTTTATGCCACCAGCGTTAAAATTCACACTAAAGCCGATAATACGCCAGTGACCGAAGCGGATTTAGCAGTTAGCCAATTTTTAAGTGAAAAACTGACCGCACTTACGCCCGATATTCCAGTATTATCGGAAGAAAGTCAGTATGTTTCCTTGGCGCTGCGCCAAAATTGGGAATGCTATTGGCTTATCGATCCCCTTGATGGGACACAACAGTTTATCAATCGCAGCGGACAATTTTCCGTATTAATCGCCTTGATTCAACAAAATCGACCAATTTTAGGCATAATTCACGCTCCGGTTTTGCAACAAACGTTTTATGCCGCCAAAGGTCATGGTGCTTATAAAATTGACCATGGACAGCAGGAAAAATTACAATATCGTCCGCTGGATGCCAATCAGCCTATTCATATTGTGGTGGGGACGGAGGGAGCGGTCACAAAAGTGCGGTCGATTTTATCGCCGAATTTTCAATATCAATTTCAAATTTATGGCTCAAGCGGGTTAAAAAGTACTTTGGTTGCCGGCAATATTGCCGATTGCTATATCCGTTTGGGTAAAACTGGCGAATGGGATACTGCCGCATCAGAAATTATTTTAGCAGAAATGGGCGGGAAAATTATGGATTTAAACTTTAATCCACTCACCTATAACCAGCGCGAAACCTTTGTTAATCCCGATTTTATAATGGTTTCCGATGCGCTGTTTAATTGGCAAAAAATCTTTCAATATAATTCATTATAA
- a CDS encoding Predicted membrane protein, translating into MLAYILTTLVALEHFYIMYLEMFALNSPKARQIFNLDEQTASNPKIQLLFANQGLYNGFLAAGIIFSLCIQQSAVTYFFLSCVIVAAVYGAISAKNKGILIKQGMPAVLALVVNLII; encoded by the coding sequence ATGTTAGCTTATATTTTAACCACTCTTGTCGCCCTTGAGCATTTCTACATTATGTATTTAGAAATGTTTGCCTTAAACAGCCCAAAAGCAAGGCAGATTTTTAACTTAGACGAACAAACGGCAAGCAATCCAAAAATTCAGTTGTTGTTTGCTAATCAAGGGTTGTATAACGGTTTTTTAGCCGCAGGGATTATTTTTTCCCTTTGTATTCAACAAAGTGCGGTGACGTATTTCTTTTTAAGTTGTGTGATTGTTGCTGCAGTTTATGGAGCAATAAGTGCAAAGAATAAAGGGATTTTGATAAAACAAGGAATGCCGGCGGTGTTGGCGTTGGTGGTGAATTTAATCATATAG
- a CDS encoding type II restriction m6 adenine DNA methyltransferase, Alw26I/Eco31I/Esp3I family, which yields MHNLSINYNPDVLSCLANLSNDEVFTSPELANRMLDLLPQELFSSKTSTFLDPATKSGVFLREIAKRLIKGLENEIPDLQTRINHIFTKQIFGLGITELTSLLARRSLYCSRSANHQYALCTEFDDPQGNIFYSPLQHSWENGRCSHCGASQQVYDRASHLESHAYAFIHQPIQEIIPNCPMKFDVIIGNPPYQLSDGGAQASARPIYHLFVEQAQKLKPTYLVMITPSRWFAGGKGLDQFRENMLSDNRLKEIHDYPNSSDCFPGVTVEGGVSFFLWEQSYNGDCLVCTYQKGEMLSQMKRPLREKGSDIFIRQNQAVTIYHKTMSSTDDNFSSLVSSRKPFGFDTTFSGRPNEFPFSVKVFGNKKVTYISKPEIQKNQEWTNSYKIYISMAYGMGDKFPVQVINKPFIGEPNTCCTETYLVIGPFSSKQECKNVISYMETKFFRFLVLLQKPTQHATQKVYKFVPLQDFSKPWSDKELYAKYNLTKDEIDYIESMIRPMVNENE from the coding sequence ATGCACAACCTATCGATTAACTACAATCCTGACGTATTGTCTTGTTTGGCAAATTTATCTAATGATGAAGTGTTTACTTCGCCTGAACTTGCCAACCGTATGTTGGATTTATTGCCACAAGAGTTGTTTAGCTCAAAAACATCGACTTTTTTAGATCCTGCAACAAAATCTGGCGTGTTTTTACGTGAGATTGCCAAGCGTTTGATTAAAGGCTTAGAGAATGAAATTCCTGATTTGCAAACTCGCATTAACCATATTTTTACCAAACAAATTTTTGGCTTAGGGATCACGGAACTAACTTCATTATTGGCACGCCGTAGTCTTTATTGTAGCCGTTCGGCAAATCATCAATATGCCCTTTGTACTGAATTTGACGATCCGCAAGGCAATATTTTCTATTCACCTTTGCAACACAGTTGGGAAAATGGGCGTTGTTCCCATTGTGGTGCAAGCCAACAGGTTTACGACCGTGCAAGCCATTTAGAAAGCCACGCTTATGCGTTTATTCATCAACCTATTCAAGAGATTATTCCAAATTGCCCTATGAAATTTGACGTTATTATCGGCAATCCGCCTTATCAGTTAAGTGATGGAGGAGCTCAAGCGAGTGCTAGACCAATTTATCACTTATTTGTAGAACAAGCTCAAAAACTTAAACCAACTTATTTAGTAATGATTACACCTTCTCGTTGGTTTGCTGGCGGTAAAGGTTTAGATCAATTTCGTGAAAATATGCTCTCTGATAATAGACTGAAAGAAATTCACGACTATCCAAATTCTAGTGATTGTTTTCCTGGTGTAACTGTTGAGGGTGGGGTAAGTTTTTTTCTTTGGGAACAATCTTATAATGGAGATTGCTTGGTTTGTACCTATCAAAAAGGGGAAATGTTATCCCAGATGAAACGACCTTTAAGAGAAAAAGGTTCTGACATTTTTATTCGTCAAAATCAAGCTGTTACAATTTATCATAAAACGATGTCATCAACAGATGACAATTTTAGTTCTCTTGTTAGCTCAAGAAAACCTTTTGGCTTTGATACAACCTTTTCAGGAAGACCTAATGAATTTCCATTTTCAGTAAAAGTATTTGGTAATAAAAAGGTTACATATATCAGCAAACCTGAAATTCAAAAAAATCAAGAATGGACTAACAGTTACAAAATTTATATTTCGATGGCTTATGGAATGGGTGATAAATTTCCTGTTCAAGTCATAAATAAGCCATTTATTGGCGAGCCTAATACTTGCTGTACTGAAACTTATTTAGTTATTGGTCCATTTAGTTCAAAACAAGAATGTAAGAATGTTATTTCTTATATGGAAACTAAATTTTTCCGTTTCTTAGTTTTATTACAAAAACCAACGCAACACGCAACCCAAAAAGTATATAAATTTGTACCATTACAAGACTTTTCAAAACCTTGGTCAGATAAAGAACTCTACGCAAAATACAATTTAACGAAAGATGAAATTGATTATATTGAATCAATGATTCGTCCAATGGTGAACGAAAATGAGTAA
- the gnd gene encoding 6-phosphogluconate dehydrogenase gives MSVKGDIGVIGLAVMGQNLILNMNDNGFKVVAYNRTTSKVDEFLEGAAKGTNIIGAYSLEDLAAKLEKPRKVMLMVRAGEVVDQFIEALLPHLEKGDIIIDGGNSNYPDTNRRVKALAEKGIRFIGSGVSGGEEGARHGPSIMPGGNEEAWQYVKPIFQAISAKTDKGEPCCDWVGKEGAGHFVKMVHNGIEYGDMQLICEAYQFLKDGLGLSYDEMQSIFAEWKKTELDSYLIDITTDILGYKDTDSTPLVEKILDTAGQKGTGKWTGINALDFGIPLTLITESVFARCVSSFKDQRVAASKLFNKTIGKVEGDKQVWIEAVRKALLASKIISYAQGFMLIREASENFGWDINYGATALLWREGCIIRSRFLGNIRDAYEANPDLIFLGSDAYFKGILENALSDWRKVVAKSIEVGIPMPCMASAITFLDGYTSERLPANLLQAQRDYFGAHTYERTDKPRGEFFHTNWTGRGGNTASTTYDV, from the coding sequence ATGTCAGTAAAAGGCGATATTGGCGTTATCGGTTTAGCGGTAATGGGTCAGAACCTTATTTTAAATATGAACGACAATGGCTTTAAAGTCGTGGCGTATAACCGTACGACTTCAAAAGTGGACGAGTTTTTAGAAGGCGCAGCGAAAGGCACAAACATTATTGGGGCATATTCCTTAGAAGATTTAGCCGCAAAATTAGAAAAACCACGCAAAGTGATGTTAATGGTGCGCGCGGGTGAAGTGGTCGATCAATTTATCGAGGCATTATTACCGCATTTAGAAAAAGGCGACATCATCATTGATGGCGGTAACTCAAACTACCCTGATACCAACCGCCGTGTGAAAGCGTTAGCAGAGAAAGGTATTCGCTTTATCGGTTCAGGCGTATCGGGCGGTGAAGAAGGCGCGCGTCACGGACCTTCGATTATGCCGGGCGGTAATGAAGAAGCTTGGCAATATGTGAAACCAATTTTCCAAGCGATTTCAGCAAAAACCGACAAAGGCGAGCCTTGCTGTGACTGGGTAGGCAAAGAAGGTGCTGGTCATTTCGTGAAAATGGTACACAACGGTATCGAATATGGCGATATGCAGTTAATCTGCGAAGCCTACCAGTTCTTAAAAGATGGTTTAGGTTTAAGCTATGATGAAATGCAATCAATCTTCGCTGAATGGAAAAAAACAGAACTTGATAGCTATTTAATCGACATCACGACCGATATTTTAGGCTACAAAGACACAGACAGCACGCCACTTGTGGAAAAAATCCTTGATACCGCAGGTCAAAAAGGTACAGGTAAATGGACAGGGATCAACGCATTAGATTTCGGTATTCCATTAACTTTAATCACCGAGTCAGTATTTGCTCGTTGTGTATCTTCATTCAAAGATCAACGTGTTGCTGCATCTAAATTGTTCAACAAAACCATCGGCAAAGTTGAAGGCGATAAACAAGTTTGGATCGAAGCGGTGCGTAAAGCGTTATTAGCGTCAAAAATCATCTCTTACGCACAAGGTTTTATGCTCATTCGTGAAGCCTCTGAAAACTTTGGTTGGGACATCAACTACGGTGCAACAGCGTTATTATGGCGTGAAGGTTGTATCATTCGCAGCCGTTTCTTAGGCAACATTCGTGATGCGTATGAAGCGAACCCTGATTTAATCTTCTTAGGCTCAGATGCGTACTTCAAAGGCATTTTAGAAAACGCATTAAGCGACTGGCGTAAAGTGGTTGCGAAATCTATCGAAGTGGGGATCCCGATGCCTTGTATGGCAAGTGCAATCACCTTCTTAGACGGTTACACTTCAGAGCGTTTGCCTGCAAACTTACTTCAAGCACAACGTGACTACTTCGGTGCACACACTTATGAGCGTACCGACAAACCTCGCGGCGAGTTCTTCCACACCAACTGGACTGGTCGTGGTGGTAATACAGCATCAACCACTTATGATGTGTAA